The Clostridium sp. 'White wine YQ' genome contains a region encoding:
- a CDS encoding glycoside hydrolase family 1 protein: MKYKFPENFWWGAATSGPQSEGTFNKKHRNVFDYWYDIEPSEFFEEVGPNIASNFYNSYKSDLEMMKSIGFNSFRTSIQWTRLIKDFETVEVDHDGVKFYNAVIDECIKNGMTPVMNIHHFDLPIELYEKYSGWESKYVVELFAKFARKAFELFGDRVKYWTTFNEPIVIVQGQYIGEFHYPKIVDGKKAMQVAFNLNLASARAIEEFRKVEHNKDGKIGIILNLTPAYPRANSKEDLLAADYANKFHNELFLDPAVLGKFPDGIEETLKNDGVLWEATSEELNIIKNNKVDFLGVNYYQPIRVKARESEFNYANGWFPDKYFEAYEMPGRRMNPHRGWEIYPEAMYDIAINIRDNYGNIPWYISENGMGVYGEERFLNSEGVIEDDYRIEFITEHLQFLNKGIEEGSNCFGYHLWTPIDCWSWINAYRNRYGFISLDLKTQKKTIKKSGYWFKEVSENNGF; this comes from the coding sequence TTGAAATACAAATTTCCTGAAAACTTTTGGTGGGGGGCTGCTACTTCAGGACCGCAATCAGAAGGAACATTTAACAAGAAGCATAGAAATGTATTTGATTATTGGTATGACATAGAACCTAGTGAATTTTTTGAAGAGGTTGGACCCAATATAGCATCTAACTTTTATAATAGTTATAAATCAGACTTAGAGATGATGAAAAGTATTGGCTTTAATTCTTTTAGAACATCAATTCAGTGGACTAGACTAATAAAAGATTTTGAAACAGTAGAAGTTGATCATGATGGCGTTAAGTTTTATAATGCTGTAATTGATGAATGTATAAAAAATGGAATGACACCAGTAATGAATATACATCATTTTGACTTGCCTATTGAACTATATGAAAAATATAGTGGATGGGAATCAAAATATGTTGTGGAGCTTTTTGCGAAATTTGCAAGAAAGGCATTTGAGCTTTTTGGGGATAGAGTAAAGTATTGGACAACATTTAACGAACCAATAGTTATAGTACAAGGGCAATATATTGGAGAATTTCATTATCCAAAGATAGTTGATGGTAAAAAAGCTATGCAGGTAGCTTTTAATTTAAATCTTGCATCAGCTAGAGCCATTGAAGAATTTAGAAAAGTAGAACACAACAAGGATGGAAAGATTGGAATAATACTTAATCTTACTCCAGCATACCCAAGAGCTAATTCAAAAGAAGATTTACTTGCAGCTGACTATGCAAATAAGTTCCATAATGAGTTGTTCCTTGACCCAGCAGTTTTAGGTAAGTTTCCTGATGGAATAGAGGAGACGCTTAAAAATGATGGAGTGTTATGGGAAGCTACTAGTGAGGAATTAAATATAATAAAAAACAATAAAGTTGATTTCTTAGGAGTTAATTACTACCAACCTATTAGAGTAAAAGCTAGAGAAAGTGAATTTAATTATGCTAATGGATGGTTCCCAGATAAATATTTTGAAGCATACGAAATGCCAGGAAGAAGAATGAACCCCCATAGGGGTTGGGAGATATATCCTGAAGCTATGTATGATATAGCGATAAATATTAGAGATAATTACGGGAATATCCCTTGGTATATTTCTGAAAATGGAATGGGTGTATATGGTGAAGAAAGATTCTTAAACTCTGAAGGAGTCATTGAAGATGACTACAGAATAGAATTTATAACTGAACATCTACAGTTTTTGAATAAAGGAATAGAAGAAGGAAGTAATTGTTTTGGATATCATCTATGGACACCTATAGATTGCTGGTCATGGATAAATGCATATAGAAATAGATATGGGTTTATTTCTTTAGATTTAAAAACTCAGAAAAAGACTATTAAAAAGTCTGGATACTGGTTTAAAGAAGTTTCTGAAAATAATGGGTTTTAA
- a CDS encoding GntR family transcriptional regulator — translation MTKYTQIANDIRTQIVKGVLQANEQLPFEKDLCIKYDASKMTVKKALDILVSEGLIVKRRGSGTFVKSISNIDMNRLLVANQFRGLTALYSDHKVTSDLITFDVVASNEEVTQKLNLESEEFVYNLLRVRYVDEEPYVIEHTFMPINLIPGLKKQHTKSSIYSYIEEDLGLKVQSSHRTIRVRKSSELEQKYLNLKADDPVAVVEQVAYLENGTAFEYSISVHRYDRFAFETVIVR, via the coding sequence ATGACAAAATATACACAAATTGCAAATGATATTAGAACTCAGATTGTTAAAGGTGTGCTTCAAGCCAATGAGCAATTACCTTTTGAAAAAGATTTATGCATAAAGTATGATGCAAGCAAAATGACAGTAAAAAAGGCTTTAGATATTTTAGTATCTGAAGGGCTAATTGTTAAAAGAAGAGGTTCTGGCACATTCGTTAAAAGCATTAGTAATATAGATATGAATAGACTTTTGGTTGCTAACCAATTTAGAGGTCTTACTGCTTTATATAGTGACCACAAAGTAACTAGCGATCTTATTACATTTGATGTTGTTGCAAGTAACGAAGAAGTTACACAAAAGCTTAACTTAGAAAGTGAAGAATTTGTATACAATCTATTAAGAGTAAGATATGTTGATGAAGAACCTTATGTTATTGAACATACATTTATGCCTATAAACCTAATTCCTGGTCTTAAGAAACAGCATACTAAGTCATCTATTTATTCTTATATTGAAGAAGATCTTGGCCTTAAAGTTCAAAGTTCTCACAGAACTATTAGAGTTAGAAAGTCAAGTGAACTTGAACAAAAGTATTTAAACCTAAAAGCAGATGACCCTGTAGCAGTTGTTGAACAAGTTGCTTATTTAGAAAATGGTACTGCCTTTGAATATTCTATATCAGTACATAGATATGATCGTTTTGCTTTTGAAACCGTAATAGTAAGATAA
- a CDS encoding LytR/AlgR family response regulator transcription factor — protein sequence MLNVFICEDDASQRENFKRIVDNIITIEDFDMCLALETGSPNELIEYVCNHNGRGLYFLDVDLSSDINGIDLAVEIRKQDPNGYIVFVTTHGELSYLTFQYKIEAMDYIIKDDFENLKNKIHECIKEADKRFHIKTADEKRFYIKIGDKVINIEFNKILFFETSNVIHKIILHGMDRQIEFYSKMKELEEMLDNNFYRCHKSYIVNKTNIKEIDLKNRIAYMVNGEECYISSRYIKGLVK from the coding sequence TTGCTCAATGTATTTATTTGTGAAGATGATGCAAGTCAAAGGGAAAATTTTAAGAGAATAGTAGATAACATAATTACAATAGAAGATTTTGATATGTGTTTAGCATTAGAGACTGGAAGTCCAAATGAATTGATAGAGTACGTATGCAATCATAACGGAAGAGGTTTATACTTCTTAGATGTAGACTTAAGTTCAGACATAAATGGTATCGATTTAGCTGTTGAAATAAGAAAACAGGATCCTAATGGGTATATAGTTTTTGTAACTACCCATGGAGAGCTTAGCTACTTAACATTCCAATATAAGATTGAGGCAATGGATTATATTATAAAAGATGATTTTGAAAACTTAAAAAATAAAATTCATGAATGTATAAAAGAAGCAGATAAAAGATTTCACATTAAAACTGCTGACGAGAAGAGGTTCTATATTAAAATAGGTGATAAGGTTATAAACATTGAATTTAATAAAATCCTATTTTTTGAAACTTCTAATGTTATACATAAAATTATTCTCCATGGAATGGACAGGCAGATTGAATTTTATTCGAAGATGAAAGAACTTGAAGAAATGCTAGATAATAATTTTTATAGATGTCATAAATCTTACATAGTTAATAAGACAAATATAAAAGAAATAGATTTAAAAAATAGAATAGCCTATATGGTAAATGGAGAAGAATGCTACATTTCAAGTAGATATATTAAAGGATTAGTTAAATAA
- a CDS encoding MATE family efflux transporter, with protein sequence MKDNINLTEGKITTGLIKLALPIIATNFIQTAYGMVDMIWVGKIGSKAVAAVGTASFFINLALALFAIIMIGSGVKIAQSVGANKKEETLIYIKNSFILSVILAVVYSILIVVLKNKLIGFFQLNDIEIEKMAKDFLVYSAVGVIFMYFNSIQSTILNSFGNSKLPFKANTIGFIANIILDPILIFGVGPVAGMGVAGAAIATNLSRIIVFIIFIFTAKEYFSFKGVSVKFDFIKAKEVLKMGMPVSLQRVSFIGISIIIARLITSFGATAIAVQKVGVQLESVSYMAIGGIQGAIAAYVGQNYGAKKYKRIEKGYFSALTTTIIFGLLISIIFILFPKELFSIFIQEQAAVDLGTNYMRILGFSQVFMCMELLTVGAFNGVGKTYVPPIISITFTALRIPMAMILSKDNILGLNGIWASISLSSLIKGIILVTWFIIFLRKTFVVDRREQCNGKC encoded by the coding sequence ATGAAAGATAATATAAATTTAACAGAAGGAAAAATAACAACAGGTCTTATTAAACTAGCATTACCTATTATAGCCACAAACTTTATTCAAACAGCCTATGGGATGGTTGATATGATATGGGTAGGTAAGATTGGAAGTAAGGCAGTAGCAGCAGTGGGGACAGCAAGCTTTTTTATAAATCTAGCATTAGCTTTGTTTGCAATTATCATGATAGGGAGCGGAGTTAAGATAGCCCAGAGTGTTGGGGCGAACAAAAAAGAAGAAACATTAATATATATAAAAAATAGTTTTATATTATCAGTAATTTTGGCAGTGGTATATTCAATATTAATAGTAGTACTTAAAAATAAGCTTATAGGCTTTTTTCAACTGAATGATATCGAAATAGAAAAAATGGCAAAAGATTTTTTAGTTTATTCAGCTGTAGGCGTTATTTTTATGTATTTTAATTCAATACAAAGCACTATATTAAATAGCTTTGGAAATAGTAAGCTGCCTTTTAAGGCAAATACAATTGGCTTTATAGCGAATATAATACTAGATCCGATACTTATTTTTGGAGTAGGACCAGTAGCTGGAATGGGCGTTGCAGGAGCAGCTATAGCTACAAATCTCTCAAGAATTATAGTATTTATTATTTTTATCTTTACAGCAAAGGAGTATTTTAGTTTCAAGGGGGTTTCTGTAAAGTTTGATTTTATTAAAGCTAAAGAAGTATTAAAGATGGGTATGCCGGTTTCACTTCAAAGAGTTAGTTTTATAGGAATATCAATAATTATTGCAAGACTAATTACAAGCTTTGGAGCCACAGCCATAGCAGTTCAAAAGGTAGGCGTGCAACTAGAATCTGTATCATATATGGCAATAGGGGGAATACAAGGAGCCATAGCAGCTTATGTAGGTCAAAACTATGGAGCTAAGAAATACAAGAGAATAGAAAAAGGCTATTTTAGTGCTTTAACTACCACAATAATATTTGGACTTTTAATTTCAATTATTTTTATTTTATTCCCAAAGGAATTGTTTAGTATTTTTATTCAAGAACAAGCAGCAGTGGATTTAGGTACTAATTATATGCGAATTTTAGGGTTTTCCCAAGTGTTTATGTGTATGGAACTTCTTACGGTAGGTGCTTTTAATGGAGTTGGAAAAACTTATGTTCCACCGATTATAAGTATTACCTTTACAGCTTTAAGAATACCTATGGCAATGATATTATCAAAGGATAATATACTCGGACTTAATGGAATATGGGCAAGTATAAGTTTAAGTAGTTTAATAAAAGGAATAATATTAGTTACTTGGTTTATTATATTTTTAAGAAAAACCTTTGTAGTAGATAGGAGAGAACAGTGTAATGGAAAGTGTTGA
- the gshAB gene encoding bifunctional glutamate--cysteine ligase GshA/glutathione synthetase GshB: MESVDNELLESILTEDIVTKLFKGNFGLEKENVRVSKDGKLSLTPHPAIFGDKLKNPYIKTDFSESQVEVITPVCNSIEELYDYIENLQNIVSLSIGEEYLWPQSNPPILPSNEEIPIAVFSEEGKEERLYREKLSEKYGRKKQLLSGIHYNFSFKEEFINSLYKSLGKGESLKEFKNKVYLKITRNFIKYRWFLIYLTGASPVFHETYLDRCTDDIQELADRSCYFKNMISLRNSKWGYKNKEDYLVNYDSLEQYIGSIQKLINDGKLDNASEFYGPVRLKSTCKRCSQEKLMKDGIEYLEIRILDLNPLNKNGIFIEDLYLVHLFMIYMLFMKESTLTEAEQKIANINHKVATMAGRREDSFIYNKDGEKASFKEEALKIIDNLTEIVNKLDYKTDYLRKVIEAAREKVLDVSKTYAAVITKEIIDSSYVSFHLAKAKDYYEESKRQDFSLIGYEDLELSTQILLKNAIKRGISVEVLDREENFVRLKKDNKVEYVKQATKTSKDSYSTVLVMENKVVTKEVLKENGVRVPSGKNYNSIKEAKADYELFKNKQIVIKPKSTNFGIGISIFKEEFSKEDYIRALEIAFENDKTALVEEFISGKEYRFLVIADEVVGILHRVPANVQGDGARTITELVKEKNKHPLRGKGYKTPLEKISLGEIEEMFLKAQGKNFDYVPKEGEIVYLRENSNISTGGDSIDFTDEMHESYKAMATKSAKAARATICGVDMMIQDIKVPLNESNYGIIELNFNPAIHIHCYPYIGKNRGAGDKVLDVLFGK, translated from the coding sequence ATGGAAAGTGTTGACAATGAATTATTAGAATCGATCTTAACTGAAGATATAGTAACAAAATTATTTAAAGGAAATTTTGGACTTGAAAAGGAAAATGTAAGGGTTAGTAAGGATGGTAAACTGTCACTAACTCCACACCCAGCCATATTTGGAGATAAGTTAAAGAATCCATATATTAAAACTGATTTTTCAGAAAGCCAAGTAGAGGTAATTACACCAGTTTGTAATAGCATAGAAGAACTTTATGATTATATAGAAAATCTTCAAAATATAGTTTCTCTATCCATTGGAGAAGAATATTTATGGCCACAAAGTAATCCGCCTATCTTACCAAGTAATGAGGAAATACCGATAGCTGTTTTTTCCGAAGAAGGTAAGGAAGAGAGGTTATATAGGGAGAAACTTTCAGAAAAGTATGGTAGAAAGAAACAACTTCTATCAGGTATTCACTACAACTTTTCATTTAAAGAAGAGTTTATAAATAGTTTATATAAAAGCCTTGGAAAGGGAGAAAGTTTAAAAGAATTTAAAAATAAAGTTTACCTTAAGATAACAAGAAACTTTATAAAATATAGATGGTTTTTGATTTATTTAACAGGAGCTAGTCCGGTATTCCACGAGACTTATTTAGATAGATGTACAGATGATATTCAGGAGTTAGCAGATAGAAGCTGTTACTTTAAAAATATGATATCACTAAGAAATAGTAAATGGGGATATAAAAATAAAGAAGATTATTTAGTTAATTATGATTCACTAGAGCAGTACATCGGAAGTATTCAAAAACTTATTAATGATGGGAAATTAGATAATGCTAGTGAGTTTTATGGTCCTGTTAGGTTAAAAAGTACTTGTAAAAGATGTTCTCAAGAGAAACTTATGAAGGATGGAATTGAATATCTAGAGATAAGAATCTTGGATTTAAACCCACTTAATAAAAATGGAATATTTATAGAAGATTTATATTTAGTGCATTTATTTATGATATATATGTTGTTCATGAAAGAAAGTACATTAACAGAAGCTGAGCAAAAAATTGCCAATATAAATCATAAAGTTGCAACCATGGCAGGAAGAAGAGAGGATAGCTTTATCTATAATAAGGATGGAGAAAAAGCTTCATTCAAAGAAGAAGCCCTAAAAATAATAGATAACTTAACAGAGATAGTTAACAAGTTAGATTATAAAACTGATTATCTAAGAAAGGTTATAGAAGCAGCAAGAGAAAAAGTTTTAGACGTAAGTAAGACTTATGCGGCTGTTATTACTAAGGAAATAATAGATAGTAGTTATGTAAGTTTTCATTTAGCTAAGGCAAAAGATTACTATGAAGAAAGTAAAAGGCAGGATTTTAGCTTAATAGGATATGAAGACTTAGAACTTTCAACTCAAATATTACTTAAGAATGCAATAAAAAGAGGAATATCAGTTGAGGTTTTAGATAGAGAAGAAAACTTTGTAAGGTTAAAGAAAGATAACAAAGTTGAATATGTAAAGCAAGCAACTAAGACTTCAAAAGATTCTTATAGTACTGTACTTGTTATGGAAAATAAGGTAGTAACAAAGGAAGTACTAAAAGAAAATGGAGTAAGAGTTCCATCAGGAAAAAACTATAACAGTATTAAAGAAGCAAAGGCTGACTATGAATTGTTTAAGAATAAACAAATAGTAATAAAGCCTAAATCAACTAATTTTGGAATAGGAATATCTATTTTTAAAGAAGAATTCTCTAAGGAGGATTATATTAGAGCTTTAGAGATAGCTTTTGAAAATGATAAAACTGCACTAGTAGAGGAATTTATAAGTGGTAAGGAATATAGATTTTTAGTAATAGCAGATGAAGTTGTGGGAATACTTCATAGGGTTCCTGCAAATGTTCAAGGAGATGGAGCTAGAACTATAACTGAATTAGTTAAGGAGAAAAATAAACATCCATTAAGAGGAAAGGGTTATAAAACTCCTCTTGAAAAAATATCTTTAGGAGAAATTGAAGAAATGTTCCTTAAAGCTCAAGGAAAGAATTTTGATTATGTACCTAAGGAAGGCGAAATTGTTTATTTAAGAGAAAATTCTAATATAAGTACAGGTGGAGATAGCATTGATTTTACTGATGAGATGCATGAGAGCTATAAAGCTATGGCTACAAAATCTGCCAAGGCAGCTAGAGCAACTATTTGTGGAGTTGATATGATGATACAGGATATAAAGGTTCCATTAAATGAAAGCAATTATGGGATAATAGAGCTTAATTTTAATCCTGCTATACACATTCACTGCTATCCTTATATAGGAAAAAATAGAGGAGCTGGAGATAAGGTACTAGACGTACTATTTGGAAAATAA
- a CDS encoding ArsR/SmtB family transcription factor → MDEFQVNIFKALAHPVRLKIAKRLSTGEMCVCEMNEDIEFSQANLSQHLKILKDAKVVNAKKCGMFMYYSIKSEKIKELIRLTEELYYEKE, encoded by the coding sequence ATGGATGAATTTCAAGTGAATATCTTTAAAGCTTTAGCTCATCCTGTGAGACTTAAAATTGCAAAAAGACTTTCTACAGGAGAGATGTGTGTTTGTGAAATGAATGAAGATATAGAATTCAGTCAAGCAAATCTCTCACAACATCTAAAGATACTAAAGGATGCTAAAGTGGTTAATGCAAAAAAATGCGGTATGTTCATGTATTACAGCATTAAGAGTGAGAAAATAAAAGAGTTAATTAGATTAACTGAAGAATTATACTACGAAAAAGAATAA
- a CDS encoding MFS transporter, with product MKKSNKNIMLLLFLLGIFIGALDSGIVSPARTVIANSFNISASSSIWMITIYTLAYAVAMPIAGKLSDRFGKKKIYVISILLFGIGSMLCGISDFYGGFTLLLISRVIQAIGGGGIMPIATAYIGESFPPEKKGAALGMVGGIYGIATTLGPTIGSGILNLVGSSNWGFLFFINVPICIIILILSTMTPKDDRVTVPGKIDIWGSIVISLTILSLMYGLTNLKFYEFSSSIKSNDVWPFLLAFIILLPVLIFIEKRAEDPVLNLKYFTNREITLALIIGFIVGAGMMGVVFVPQFGENVLKIKSGSGGYIVTIMAIFAGVGAPISGRLIDKFSAKLVLIVGFILSGIGTLTLALYTANHPSFLSLVIGLIFVGLGMGCTMGAPLNYIVQTNVSANETATAQSTLSLVRSIGVAISPNILIGFISEAGKNMSTKLMDVIPKAQAPQIPGMSSAPSGSMSMSSGGISPDQLQTLQNSDVTTIVDSIKKFSESMINDKVAPALNGITSAPNYRGPKADVLLATIKEGYLKQIEDARVTIENVFQSTLNSGYSKLFIGAAIIALLGLIFSLMLSKNKKDLA from the coding sequence ATGAAAAAATCAAACAAAAACATAATGTTACTATTATTTTTACTGGGCATATTTATAGGAGCTTTAGATTCAGGTATTGTTTCTCCAGCTAGAACTGTAATAGCAAATTCGTTTAACATATCTGCTAGCAGCTCCATATGGATGATTACAATATATACCTTAGCTTATGCTGTTGCCATGCCAATAGCCGGAAAACTATCTGATAGGTTTGGGAAGAAAAAAATATATGTTATTAGCATTTTATTATTTGGAATAGGTTCAATGCTATGCGGAATCTCAGATTTTTATGGTGGATTTACCCTTTTACTAATATCAAGAGTAATTCAAGCTATAGGCGGTGGTGGAATAATGCCAATAGCTACAGCATATATAGGTGAAAGCTTTCCTCCTGAGAAAAAAGGTGCTGCCTTAGGTATGGTTGGAGGAATCTATGGTATAGCAACGACCTTGGGTCCTACAATTGGTTCAGGCATATTAAACTTAGTTGGTTCATCAAACTGGGGATTTTTATTCTTTATAAATGTTCCAATATGTATAATAATTTTAATACTTTCTACCATGACTCCAAAGGATGATAGAGTTACTGTACCAGGAAAAATTGACATATGGGGAAGTATAGTTATAAGCTTAACCATCCTTTCACTAATGTACGGCTTAACTAACTTAAAATTCTATGAATTCTCTAGCAGTATTAAATCTAACGATGTATGGCCTTTCTTATTAGCATTTATAATACTTTTACCAGTATTAATTTTCATAGAAAAAAGAGCTGAGGATCCTGTGCTCAATTTAAAATACTTCACTAATAGAGAAATAACTTTAGCATTAATAATAGGCTTTATTGTTGGTGCTGGCATGATGGGAGTAGTTTTTGTACCTCAATTTGGAGAAAATGTTTTAAAAATCAAATCTGGTTCTGGAGGATATATCGTAACAATCATGGCTATTTTTGCTGGAGTAGGTGCTCCTATAAGTGGAAGACTTATAGATAAATTCTCAGCAAAATTAGTTTTAATAGTAGGGTTTATATTATCTGGTATTGGAACATTGACTCTAGCTTTATATACTGCAAATCATCCAAGTTTCTTAAGTTTAGTAATAGGCTTGATATTTGTTGGACTTGGGATGGGCTGTACTATGGGTGCTCCGCTCAACTACATAGTTCAGACTAATGTAAGTGCTAATGAAACTGCAACAGCCCAATCAACTCTTTCTTTAGTAAGATCTATAGGAGTTGCAATTTCTCCAAATATACTCATAGGGTTTATATCTGAAGCAGGTAAAAATATGTCTACTAAACTAATGGATGTTATTCCAAAAGCACAAGCTCCACAGATTCCTGGAATGTCATCAGCCCCTTCTGGAAGCATGTCTATGAGTTCAGGGGGAATATCTCCAGATCAATTGCAGACTTTACAAAACTCAGATGTTACAACAATTGTAGATTCTATTAAAAAGTTTAGTGAATCAATGATAAATGATAAGGTTGCCCCAGCACTTAATGGAATAACCTCTGCTCCTAATTATAGAGGACCAAAAGCTGATGTTTTATTAGCAACTATAAAAGAAGGTTATTTAAAACAAATCGAAGATGCTAGAGTAACTATAGAAAATGTATTCCAAAGCACTTTAAACTCCGGATATTCAAAACTATTTATAGGTGCTGCTATTATTGCATTATTAGGCTTAATATTCTCATTAATGCTTTCTAAGAATAAAAAAGATTTAGCATAA
- a CDS encoding TetR/AcrR family transcriptional regulator — MPKIIENLRDKILDEGKKALIEQGYKNASIRDITKACGIGTGTFYNYFNNKGELAIEVFERDWSMIITSIQAIVNADISLKDKLFQIFLYVDGFLKNHISVFVEMSKEDYTYNEVDVMAPLYEAIENILLFHKNKGDITSSIELAKLTKFLVYNLTNISKQKFMTFDEFYALLNL, encoded by the coding sequence ATGCCAAAGATTATAGAGAACTTAAGAGATAAAATACTAGATGAGGGGAAAAAAGCTTTAATTGAACAAGGATATAAAAATGCAAGCATTAGAGATATTACAAAAGCTTGTGGAATAGGAACTGGAACCTTTTATAACTATTTTAATAATAAAGGCGAACTTGCTATAGAGGTTTTTGAAAGAGATTGGTCTATGATAATTACTTCTATTCAAGCTATTGTAAATGCTGACATCTCACTTAAAGATAAACTTTTTCAAATATTTCTATATGTAGATGGTTTTCTAAAAAATCATATTAGTGTTTTTGTAGAAATGTCTAAAGAAGATTATACCTATAATGAAGTGGATGTAATGGCCCCTCTTTACGAAGCTATAGAGAATATCCTTCTATTCCATAAAAATAAAGGTGATATAACCTCATCAATAGAATTAGCTAAACTAACTAAGTTCTTAGTTTATAACTTAACGAATATATCAAAACAAAAGTTTATGACCTTTGACGAATTTTATGCACTTTTAAACTTATGA
- a CDS encoding phosphodiester glycosidase family protein, with the protein MEKKVKRMDRYKKKSKVKKGLFHIGAFILANIIITMCISIPLVVYGPLENIREYYITTAMTTLSHKYLATMLFSQDEIDKVMAKNKIEDDKNSTVNDISVDEYKPAMSEAVSQPYDGTELIDISNGKYKGYVLIIKDPKRVTLGIPDTIGRSGKKLEDIIKQEGAIAGINAGGFQDDNGVGNGGTPLGVVIHNGKVLYGKENKKYEMVGFNEDGILVLGNYTLNEMRDLKIKEAITFFPYLIVDGEPTIKSGNGGWGIAPRTAIGQRKDGSIVMLVIDGRQILSPGATLKEVQDILLKYDVYNATNLDGGASTIMYYKDKIVNKPSSSETGRYLPSAFIIK; encoded by the coding sequence ATGGAGAAAAAAGTTAAACGAATGGATCGCTACAAAAAGAAATCAAAGGTGAAGAAGGGGTTATTTCACATAGGTGCATTTATTTTAGCTAATATAATAATTACTATGTGTATAAGTATACCTTTAGTGGTTTATGGCCCTCTTGAAAACATTAGAGAATATTATATAACTACGGCAATGACAACTCTTAGTCATAAATATTTAGCAACAATGCTATTTAGCCAAGATGAAATAGATAAAGTTATGGCAAAAAATAAGATTGAGGATGACAAGAATTCAACAGTTAATGATATTTCAGTTGATGAATATAAACCTGCTATGAGTGAAGCTGTTAGCCAGCCTTATGACGGAACTGAACTTATAGATATTTCAAACGGTAAATATAAAGGTTATGTCTTAATCATAAAAGATCCTAAAAGAGTGACACTAGGGATACCTGACACCATTGGAAGAAGTGGAAAGAAGCTAGAAGATATCATTAAGCAAGAAGGAGCAATTGCAGGTATAAATGCAGGTGGCTTCCAAGATGATAACGGAGTAGGTAACGGTGGGACGCCCTTGGGGGTTGTAATTCATAATGGGAAAGTCTTATATGGTAAGGAAAATAAAAAGTATGAAATGGTTGGATTTAATGAAGATGGTATTCTGGTACTAGGCAACTACACCTTAAATGAAATGAGAGATCTTAAGATAAAAGAAGCGATAACATTTTTCCCTTATTTAATAGTAGATGGAGAACCTACAATTAAAAGTGGAAATGGTGGTTGGGGAATTGCGCCTAGAACAGCTATTGGACAAAGAAAAGACGGGTCCATAGTTATGTTAGTAATAGATGGTAGACAGATTTTAAGCCCTGGAGCAACATTAAAAGAAGTCCAAGATATTCTTTTAAAATATGATGTTTATAATGCAACAAATCTAGATGGGGGAGCGTCTACTATAATGTATTATAAGGATAAGATAGTAAATAAACCATCAAGCTCAGAGACAGGAAGGTATTTACCTTCAGCATTTATAATAAAATAG
- a CDS encoding YcxB family protein, translating into MKTIEMRYLKSGKNYMVSILLTNESIKAISTYSTVIYNWSSVNKVLENNLYFHIYIGVNGRVFIPKNIQNKQMLIDALKDNIPEHKFTFIKKQRNIFDVFKDIKKEGK; encoded by the coding sequence ATGAAAACCATAGAAATGAGGTATCTAAAATCAGGCAAAAATTATATGGTTTCAATATTACTAACTAATGAATCAATTAAAGCTATTAGCACATATTCTACCGTGATTTATAATTGGTCTTCAGTAAACAAGGTATTAGAAAACAACTTATATTTTCATATCTATATTGGGGTAAATGGTCGTGTCTTCATACCTAAAAATATACAAAACAAGCAAATGCTTATAGATGCCCTTAAAGATAATATACCTGAACATAAATTTACTTTTATTAAAAAGCAACGAAATATATTTGATGTGTTTAAAGACATAAAAAAAGAAGGTAAATAA